A single window of Nicotiana sylvestris chromosome 3, ASM39365v2, whole genome shotgun sequence DNA harbors:
- the LOC104234751 gene encoding boron transporter 4-like isoform X1, which yields MKIQGIPLKGIAKDIGGRVSCYKQDWIAGIRSGIGILAPTTYIFFASALPVIAFGEQLSRDTDRSLSTVETLASTAICGIIHSILGGQPLLLLGVAEPTIIMYSYLYKFAKGRDDLGQTLYLAWTGWVCVWTALILILLAVFNACSIVNRFTRIAGETFGMLITVLFMQEAIKGLVSEFHIPKSEDPSSEKYKFHWLYTNGLLGIIFTIGLLYTALKSRKARSWWYGTGWFRSFVADYGVPLMVLVWSTLSFMVPGKLPSGVPRRLYSPLPWESTSLYHWIVIKDMGKVPLVYIFAALIPALMIAGLYFFDHSVASQMAQHKEFNLNNPSSYHYDILLLGFMTLLCGLIGLPPSNGVLPQSPMHTKSLVVLKKQLIRKKMVESAKESIRRKASNSEIYVNMQTVFIEIDSSPVTAVVKELEHLKEAVMKHELNEYENGEKLNGKFDPENHIDAYLPVRLNEQRVSNLLQSLLVAASVGAMPVIKKIPTSVLWGYFAYMAIDSLPGNQLWERIFLLFITPSRRFKVLKGMHASFVETVPFKYIAIFTVFQFVFLLVCFGVTWIPIAGILFPLPFFILISIRQHLLPKLFHPRHLQELDAAEYGEFAGSPQRALSFSFSETEATIPRIEEAEIEISDAEILDELTTSRGELKVRTASSSEADKRPQIRRAWRPIQGEKASRARELASSRYSRVHT from the exons ATGAAGATTCAGGGAATTCCATTAAAAGGCATTGCAAAGGATATTGGAGGGCGCGTGTCTTGCTACAAGCAGGATTGGATTGCCGGTATCAGATCCGGGATAGG GATATTGGCTCCAACTACGTATATATTTTTCGCATCTGCTCTTCCAGTTATTGCTTTTGGAGAACAGTTGAGCAGAGATACAG ATAGGAGCCTGAGCACTGTGGAGACTTTAGCTTCTACTGCTATTTGTGGTATCATTCACTCCATATTAGGTGGGCAACCTCTATTGCTATTAGGAGTTGCAGAACCTACTATTATTATGTACAGTTACCTCTACAAGTTTGCCAAAGGGAGAGACGACTTGGGACAAACCCTTTACTTAGCTTGGACTGGATG GGTTTGTGTGTGGACAGCTCTAATATTGATTCTTCTAGCAGTATTTAATGCCTGTTCCATCGTCAATAGATTTACAAGGATTGCTGGGGAGACTTTTGGCATGCTTATCACCGTGCTTTTCATGCAAGAGGCAATTAAG GGATTGGTGAGTGAGTTTCACATCCCTAAATCGGAGGACCCAAGTTCAGAAAAATATAAGTTTCATTGGCTTTACACAAATGGGTTGCTTGGAATCATATTCACTATTGGCCTTCTCTATACAGCCTTAAAGAGCAGGAAAGCAAGGTCATGGTGGTATGGCACAG GCTGGTTTAGAAGCTTTGTAGCTGATTATGGAGTTCCATTGATGGTTCTTGTGTGGTCAACTCTCTCATTTATGGTCCCTGGCAAACTTCCATCTGGAGTTCCTAGAAGGCTCTATAGTCCCCTTCCTTGGGAATCTACTTCTTTATATCACTGGATTGTAATTAAG GATATGGGGAAGGTTCCTCTAGTATACATATTTGCTGCCCTAATACCAGCCTTGATGATAGCTGGTCTCTATTTCTTCGATCACAGTGTTGCTTCTCAGATGGCACAACACAAGGAGTTCAACCTAAATAATCCTTCTTCTTATCATTATGATATCTTACTCTTGGGATTTATG ACTTTGCTATGTGGTTTGATTGGATTGCCTccttcaaatggtgtcttgccacaGTCCCCTATGCACACTAAGAGCTTGGTTGTTCTTAAGAAACAG CTGATCCGAAAGAAGATGGTTGAAAGTGCAAAGGAAAGTATCAGGCGAAAAGCTAGCAACTCCGAAATCTATGTCAACATGCAAACTGTGTTCATAGAAATAGACAGTTCTCCTGTT ACTGCTGTAGTTAAAGAGCTGGAACACTTGAAGGAGGCAGTAATGAAGCATGAACTAAATGAATATGAAAATGGTGAAAAGTTAAATGGAAAATTTGATCCAGAGAATCATATTGATGCTTACTTGCCCGTTCGATTGAATGAACAAAGAGTGAGCAACCTATTGCAGTCACTACTAGTGGCAGCATCAGTAGGTGCAATGCCAGTGATAAAAAAGATACCAACATCAGTTCTTTGGGGATATTTTGCATACATGGCTATTGACAGCCTGCCAGGAAATCAACTATGGGAAAGAATCTTTCTTCTCTTCATCACCCCTAGCAGGAGATTTAA GGTCCTAAAAGGGATGCATGCATCTTTTGTGGAGACAGTACCATTCAAATACATTGCAATATTCACAGTGTTCCAATTTGTGTTCTTACTTGTGTGCTTTGGAGTCACATGGATTCCCATAGCTGGCATTCTCTTCCCATTGCCATTCTTTATTCTCATAAGCATAAGGCAACATTTGCTTCCCAAGTTGTTCCACCCTCGTCATTTGCAAGAGCTTGATGCAGCTGAGTATGGGGAATTTGCTGGTTCTCCACAACGTGCACTTAGCTTTTCTTTCAGT GAAACGGAGGCAACTATTCCAAGAATTGAAGAAGCTGAAATTGAAATTTCGGATGCTGAGATTTTGGATGAACTTACGACCAGTAGAGGAGAGTTGAAAGTCAGGACAGCTAGCTCCAGCGAGGCCGATAAGCGCCCACAG
- the LOC104234751 gene encoding boron transporter 4-like isoform X3, which produces MKIQGIPLKGIAKDIGGRVSCYKQDWIAGIRSGIGYCFWRTVEQRYRFTRIAGETFGMLITVLFMQEAIKGLVSEFHIPKSEDPSSEKYKFHWLYTNGLLGIIFTIGLLYTALKSRKARSWWYGTGWFRSFVADYGVPLMVLVWSTLSFMVPGKLPSGVPRRLYSPLPWESTSLYHWIVIKDMGKVPLVYIFAALIPALMIAGLYFFDHSVASQMAQHKEFNLNNPSSYHYDILLLGFMTLLCGLIGLPPSNGVLPQSPMHTKSLVVLKKQLIRKKMVESAKESIRRKASNSEIYVNMQTVFIEIDSSPVTAVVKELEHLKEAVMKHELNEYENGEKLNGKFDPENHIDAYLPVRLNEQRVSNLLQSLLVAASVGAMPVIKKIPTSVLWGYFAYMAIDSLPGNQLWERIFLLFITPSRRFKVLKGMHASFVETVPFKYIAIFTVFQFVFLLVCFGVTWIPIAGILFPLPFFILISIRQHLLPKLFHPRHLQELDAAEYGEFAGSPQRALSFSFSETEATIPRIEEAEIEISDAEILDELTTSRGELKVRTASSSEADKRPQIRRAWRPIQGEKASRARELASSRYSRVHT; this is translated from the exons ATGAAGATTCAGGGAATTCCATTAAAAGGCATTGCAAAGGATATTGGAGGGCGCGTGTCTTGCTACAAGCAGGATTGGATTGCCGGTATCAGATCCGGGATAGG TTATTGCTTTTGGAGAACAGTTGAGCAGAGATACAG ATTTACAAGGATTGCTGGGGAGACTTTTGGCATGCTTATCACCGTGCTTTTCATGCAAGAGGCAATTAAG GGATTGGTGAGTGAGTTTCACATCCCTAAATCGGAGGACCCAAGTTCAGAAAAATATAAGTTTCATTGGCTTTACACAAATGGGTTGCTTGGAATCATATTCACTATTGGCCTTCTCTATACAGCCTTAAAGAGCAGGAAAGCAAGGTCATGGTGGTATGGCACAG GCTGGTTTAGAAGCTTTGTAGCTGATTATGGAGTTCCATTGATGGTTCTTGTGTGGTCAACTCTCTCATTTATGGTCCCTGGCAAACTTCCATCTGGAGTTCCTAGAAGGCTCTATAGTCCCCTTCCTTGGGAATCTACTTCTTTATATCACTGGATTGTAATTAAG GATATGGGGAAGGTTCCTCTAGTATACATATTTGCTGCCCTAATACCAGCCTTGATGATAGCTGGTCTCTATTTCTTCGATCACAGTGTTGCTTCTCAGATGGCACAACACAAGGAGTTCAACCTAAATAATCCTTCTTCTTATCATTATGATATCTTACTCTTGGGATTTATG ACTTTGCTATGTGGTTTGATTGGATTGCCTccttcaaatggtgtcttgccacaGTCCCCTATGCACACTAAGAGCTTGGTTGTTCTTAAGAAACAG CTGATCCGAAAGAAGATGGTTGAAAGTGCAAAGGAAAGTATCAGGCGAAAAGCTAGCAACTCCGAAATCTATGTCAACATGCAAACTGTGTTCATAGAAATAGACAGTTCTCCTGTT ACTGCTGTAGTTAAAGAGCTGGAACACTTGAAGGAGGCAGTAATGAAGCATGAACTAAATGAATATGAAAATGGTGAAAAGTTAAATGGAAAATTTGATCCAGAGAATCATATTGATGCTTACTTGCCCGTTCGATTGAATGAACAAAGAGTGAGCAACCTATTGCAGTCACTACTAGTGGCAGCATCAGTAGGTGCAATGCCAGTGATAAAAAAGATACCAACATCAGTTCTTTGGGGATATTTTGCATACATGGCTATTGACAGCCTGCCAGGAAATCAACTATGGGAAAGAATCTTTCTTCTCTTCATCACCCCTAGCAGGAGATTTAA GGTCCTAAAAGGGATGCATGCATCTTTTGTGGAGACAGTACCATTCAAATACATTGCAATATTCACAGTGTTCCAATTTGTGTTCTTACTTGTGTGCTTTGGAGTCACATGGATTCCCATAGCTGGCATTCTCTTCCCATTGCCATTCTTTATTCTCATAAGCATAAGGCAACATTTGCTTCCCAAGTTGTTCCACCCTCGTCATTTGCAAGAGCTTGATGCAGCTGAGTATGGGGAATTTGCTGGTTCTCCACAACGTGCACTTAGCTTTTCTTTCAGT GAAACGGAGGCAACTATTCCAAGAATTGAAGAAGCTGAAATTGAAATTTCGGATGCTGAGATTTTGGATGAACTTACGACCAGTAGAGGAGAGTTGAAAGTCAGGACAGCTAGCTCCAGCGAGGCCGATAAGCGCCCACAG
- the LOC104234751 gene encoding boron transporter 4-like isoform X2 codes for MKIQGIPLKGIAKDIGGRVSCYKQDWIAGIRSGIGYCFWRTVEQRYRVCVWTALILILLAVFNACSIVNRFTRIAGETFGMLITVLFMQEAIKGLVSEFHIPKSEDPSSEKYKFHWLYTNGLLGIIFTIGLLYTALKSRKARSWWYGTGWFRSFVADYGVPLMVLVWSTLSFMVPGKLPSGVPRRLYSPLPWESTSLYHWIVIKDMGKVPLVYIFAALIPALMIAGLYFFDHSVASQMAQHKEFNLNNPSSYHYDILLLGFMTLLCGLIGLPPSNGVLPQSPMHTKSLVVLKKQLIRKKMVESAKESIRRKASNSEIYVNMQTVFIEIDSSPVTAVVKELEHLKEAVMKHELNEYENGEKLNGKFDPENHIDAYLPVRLNEQRVSNLLQSLLVAASVGAMPVIKKIPTSVLWGYFAYMAIDSLPGNQLWERIFLLFITPSRRFKVLKGMHASFVETVPFKYIAIFTVFQFVFLLVCFGVTWIPIAGILFPLPFFILISIRQHLLPKLFHPRHLQELDAAEYGEFAGSPQRALSFSFSETEATIPRIEEAEIEISDAEILDELTTSRGELKVRTASSSEADKRPQIRRAWRPIQGEKASRARELASSRYSRVHT; via the exons ATGAAGATTCAGGGAATTCCATTAAAAGGCATTGCAAAGGATATTGGAGGGCGCGTGTCTTGCTACAAGCAGGATTGGATTGCCGGTATCAGATCCGGGATAGG TTATTGCTTTTGGAGAACAGTTGAGCAGAGATACAG GGTTTGTGTGTGGACAGCTCTAATATTGATTCTTCTAGCAGTATTTAATGCCTGTTCCATCGTCAATAGATTTACAAGGATTGCTGGGGAGACTTTTGGCATGCTTATCACCGTGCTTTTCATGCAAGAGGCAATTAAG GGATTGGTGAGTGAGTTTCACATCCCTAAATCGGAGGACCCAAGTTCAGAAAAATATAAGTTTCATTGGCTTTACACAAATGGGTTGCTTGGAATCATATTCACTATTGGCCTTCTCTATACAGCCTTAAAGAGCAGGAAAGCAAGGTCATGGTGGTATGGCACAG GCTGGTTTAGAAGCTTTGTAGCTGATTATGGAGTTCCATTGATGGTTCTTGTGTGGTCAACTCTCTCATTTATGGTCCCTGGCAAACTTCCATCTGGAGTTCCTAGAAGGCTCTATAGTCCCCTTCCTTGGGAATCTACTTCTTTATATCACTGGATTGTAATTAAG GATATGGGGAAGGTTCCTCTAGTATACATATTTGCTGCCCTAATACCAGCCTTGATGATAGCTGGTCTCTATTTCTTCGATCACAGTGTTGCTTCTCAGATGGCACAACACAAGGAGTTCAACCTAAATAATCCTTCTTCTTATCATTATGATATCTTACTCTTGGGATTTATG ACTTTGCTATGTGGTTTGATTGGATTGCCTccttcaaatggtgtcttgccacaGTCCCCTATGCACACTAAGAGCTTGGTTGTTCTTAAGAAACAG CTGATCCGAAAGAAGATGGTTGAAAGTGCAAAGGAAAGTATCAGGCGAAAAGCTAGCAACTCCGAAATCTATGTCAACATGCAAACTGTGTTCATAGAAATAGACAGTTCTCCTGTT ACTGCTGTAGTTAAAGAGCTGGAACACTTGAAGGAGGCAGTAATGAAGCATGAACTAAATGAATATGAAAATGGTGAAAAGTTAAATGGAAAATTTGATCCAGAGAATCATATTGATGCTTACTTGCCCGTTCGATTGAATGAACAAAGAGTGAGCAACCTATTGCAGTCACTACTAGTGGCAGCATCAGTAGGTGCAATGCCAGTGATAAAAAAGATACCAACATCAGTTCTTTGGGGATATTTTGCATACATGGCTATTGACAGCCTGCCAGGAAATCAACTATGGGAAAGAATCTTTCTTCTCTTCATCACCCCTAGCAGGAGATTTAA GGTCCTAAAAGGGATGCATGCATCTTTTGTGGAGACAGTACCATTCAAATACATTGCAATATTCACAGTGTTCCAATTTGTGTTCTTACTTGTGTGCTTTGGAGTCACATGGATTCCCATAGCTGGCATTCTCTTCCCATTGCCATTCTTTATTCTCATAAGCATAAGGCAACATTTGCTTCCCAAGTTGTTCCACCCTCGTCATTTGCAAGAGCTTGATGCAGCTGAGTATGGGGAATTTGCTGGTTCTCCACAACGTGCACTTAGCTTTTCTTTCAGT GAAACGGAGGCAACTATTCCAAGAATTGAAGAAGCTGAAATTGAAATTTCGGATGCTGAGATTTTGGATGAACTTACGACCAGTAGAGGAGAGTTGAAAGTCAGGACAGCTAGCTCCAGCGAGGCCGATAAGCGCCCACAG
- the LOC104234751 gene encoding boron transporter 4-like isoform X4: MYSYLYKFAKGRDDLGQTLYLAWTGWVCVWTALILILLAVFNACSIVNRFTRIAGETFGMLITVLFMQEAIKGLVSEFHIPKSEDPSSEKYKFHWLYTNGLLGIIFTIGLLYTALKSRKARSWWYGTGWFRSFVADYGVPLMVLVWSTLSFMVPGKLPSGVPRRLYSPLPWESTSLYHWIVIKDMGKVPLVYIFAALIPALMIAGLYFFDHSVASQMAQHKEFNLNNPSSYHYDILLLGFMTLLCGLIGLPPSNGVLPQSPMHTKSLVVLKKQLIRKKMVESAKESIRRKASNSEIYVNMQTVFIEIDSSPVTAVVKELEHLKEAVMKHELNEYENGEKLNGKFDPENHIDAYLPVRLNEQRVSNLLQSLLVAASVGAMPVIKKIPTSVLWGYFAYMAIDSLPGNQLWERIFLLFITPSRRFKVLKGMHASFVETVPFKYIAIFTVFQFVFLLVCFGVTWIPIAGILFPLPFFILISIRQHLLPKLFHPRHLQELDAAEYGEFAGSPQRALSFSFSETEATIPRIEEAEIEISDAEILDELTTSRGELKVRTASSSEADKRPQIRRAWRPIQGEKASRARELASSRYSRVHT; this comes from the exons ATGTACAGTTACCTCTACAAGTTTGCCAAAGGGAGAGACGACTTGGGACAAACCCTTTACTTAGCTTGGACTGGATG GGTTTGTGTGTGGACAGCTCTAATATTGATTCTTCTAGCAGTATTTAATGCCTGTTCCATCGTCAATAGATTTACAAGGATTGCTGGGGAGACTTTTGGCATGCTTATCACCGTGCTTTTCATGCAAGAGGCAATTAAG GGATTGGTGAGTGAGTTTCACATCCCTAAATCGGAGGACCCAAGTTCAGAAAAATATAAGTTTCATTGGCTTTACACAAATGGGTTGCTTGGAATCATATTCACTATTGGCCTTCTCTATACAGCCTTAAAGAGCAGGAAAGCAAGGTCATGGTGGTATGGCACAG GCTGGTTTAGAAGCTTTGTAGCTGATTATGGAGTTCCATTGATGGTTCTTGTGTGGTCAACTCTCTCATTTATGGTCCCTGGCAAACTTCCATCTGGAGTTCCTAGAAGGCTCTATAGTCCCCTTCCTTGGGAATCTACTTCTTTATATCACTGGATTGTAATTAAG GATATGGGGAAGGTTCCTCTAGTATACATATTTGCTGCCCTAATACCAGCCTTGATGATAGCTGGTCTCTATTTCTTCGATCACAGTGTTGCTTCTCAGATGGCACAACACAAGGAGTTCAACCTAAATAATCCTTCTTCTTATCATTATGATATCTTACTCTTGGGATTTATG ACTTTGCTATGTGGTTTGATTGGATTGCCTccttcaaatggtgtcttgccacaGTCCCCTATGCACACTAAGAGCTTGGTTGTTCTTAAGAAACAG CTGATCCGAAAGAAGATGGTTGAAAGTGCAAAGGAAAGTATCAGGCGAAAAGCTAGCAACTCCGAAATCTATGTCAACATGCAAACTGTGTTCATAGAAATAGACAGTTCTCCTGTT ACTGCTGTAGTTAAAGAGCTGGAACACTTGAAGGAGGCAGTAATGAAGCATGAACTAAATGAATATGAAAATGGTGAAAAGTTAAATGGAAAATTTGATCCAGAGAATCATATTGATGCTTACTTGCCCGTTCGATTGAATGAACAAAGAGTGAGCAACCTATTGCAGTCACTACTAGTGGCAGCATCAGTAGGTGCAATGCCAGTGATAAAAAAGATACCAACATCAGTTCTTTGGGGATATTTTGCATACATGGCTATTGACAGCCTGCCAGGAAATCAACTATGGGAAAGAATCTTTCTTCTCTTCATCACCCCTAGCAGGAGATTTAA GGTCCTAAAAGGGATGCATGCATCTTTTGTGGAGACAGTACCATTCAAATACATTGCAATATTCACAGTGTTCCAATTTGTGTTCTTACTTGTGTGCTTTGGAGTCACATGGATTCCCATAGCTGGCATTCTCTTCCCATTGCCATTCTTTATTCTCATAAGCATAAGGCAACATTTGCTTCCCAAGTTGTTCCACCCTCGTCATTTGCAAGAGCTTGATGCAGCTGAGTATGGGGAATTTGCTGGTTCTCCACAACGTGCACTTAGCTTTTCTTTCAGT GAAACGGAGGCAACTATTCCAAGAATTGAAGAAGCTGAAATTGAAATTTCGGATGCTGAGATTTTGGATGAACTTACGACCAGTAGAGGAGAGTTGAAAGTCAGGACAGCTAGCTCCAGCGAGGCCGATAAGCGCCCACAG